The following are from one region of the Girardinichthys multiradiatus isolate DD_20200921_A chromosome 9, DD_fGirMul_XY1, whole genome shotgun sequence genome:
- the rtca gene encoding RNA 3'-terminal phosphate cyclase — protein MKMDSAAVEIDGSVMEGGGQILRLSAALSCITGSAIKITKIRAGRSTPGLRPQHLMGLQLVSDLCSGSLQGGTIGSTDINLTPGKIQSGNHTADTQTAGSVCLLLQVALPCALYADAASQLCLKGGTNAEMAPQIDYTVKVFKPIVEKFGVHFDCDIKMRGYYPKGGGEVMVTVNPVKELQPVTLTERGNITKIHGRAFVAGVLPFKLAKDMSAAAVRTIRKEIKELYINIQPVQEKEKAYGNGNGIIIIAESSTGCLFAGSALGKKGVYADKVGIEAAEMLLRNIRHNGCVDEFLQDQLIIFMALAKGTSRIRTGAVTLHTQTAIHIAEQLTQAKFTITKSEDELSSNVTYIIECQGSGVVNPNL, from the exons ATGAAGATGGACTCTGCGGCGGTGGAGATAGACGGCAGCGTCATGGAGGGA GGCGGACAGATCCTGAGACTCTCAGCGGCGCTCAGCTGCATCACCGGCTCCGCTATAAAGATCACCAAGATCCGGGCTGGCAGGAGCACCCCGGGGCTCAG ACCACAGCACCTGATGGGCCTCCAGCTGGTCTCAGATCTGTGTTCAGGCAGTCTGCAGGGAGGCACCATCGGTTCCACAGACATCAATCTGACTCCAGGGAAGATCCAGTCTGGGAACCATACGGCAGACACCCAGACTGCAGG GAGTGTGTGTCTGCTGCTCCAGGTGGCTCTGCCCTGCGCTCTTTACGCTGATGCTGCCTCACAGCTCTGTTTAAAAGGAGGCACCAATGCAGAGATGGCCCCTCAGATCGACTATACTGTAAAG GTCTTTAAACCCATCGTGGAGAAGTTTGGAGTCCACTTTGACTGCGACATCAAAATGAG GGGTTACTACCCTAAAGGTGGAGGGGAGGTGATGGTGACGGTGAATCCGGTCAAGGAGCTGCAGCCCGTCACCCTGACAGAGAGAGGAAACATCACAAAGATCCACGGCAGAGCGTTCGTGGCCGGAGTCCTGCCCTTCAAA TTGGCTAAAGACATGTCGGCCGCCGCCGTTCGGACCATCAGGAAGGAAATCAAAGAACTTTACATCAACATCCAGCCTGTGCAGGAGAAggaaaaggcctacggaaacggGAACGGCATCAT AATCATCGCAGAGTCGTCTACAGGTTGCCTGTTTGCAGGCTCGGCTCTGGGAAAGAAAG GTGTGTATGCAGATAAAGTCGGTATTGAAGCTGCTGAGATGTTGCTGAGAAACATCAGACACAACGGCTGTGTGGACGAGTTCCTGCAGGACCAG ctCATCATCTTCATGGCGCTGGCAAAGGGAACGTCTCGGATTCGGACCGGCGCAGTGACGCTACACACACAGACGGCTATCCACATCGCAGAGCAGCTCACTCAG GCAAAGTTCACGATAACGAAGAGCGAAGACGAGCTGAGCAGCAACGTCACCTACATCATCGAGTGTCAAGGATCAGGAGTGGTTAACCCCAACCTgtag
- the cdc14ab gene encoding dual specificity protein phosphatase CDC14AB isoform X3 yields MAEEAEPQGAAELIKDRLYFATLRSKPKSTANTHYFCTDDEFIYENFYADFGPLNLAMLYRYCCKLNKKLKSFTLTRKRIVHYTSFDQRKRSNAAVLIGGYAVIYVKKTPEEAYRALISGSNASYLPFRDAAFGNCTYNLTVLDCLQGIRKALQHGFFDFETFDMDEYEHYERVENGDLNWIVPGKFLAFSGPHPKSKIENGYPLHAPEAYFPYFRKHDVTTIIRLNKKIYDGKRFTNAGFDHYDLFFIDGSTPNDIIVRRFLHICETAQGAVAVHCKAGLGRTGTLIGCYLMKHYRFTAAEAIAWIRICRPGSVIGPQQNFLEEKQAALWLQSDSHHSPKGKMEDKATRLISGMDELSLSSTHIGSVPRSSSSDHLLEGDLTDPSGPTQGDKLRALKSRRHPRPAVTGPLRFEETKVHSRSSSQPLRLSMGSSQSPASVLKPSKFPASSASAAAKRIGRNSLSPMSNIRSLFGRSTSSTKTSGPT; encoded by the exons ATGGCTGAAGAAGCCGAGCCGCAGGGAGCGGCAGAGTTGATCAAAG ACCGCCTGTACTTTGCCACGTTGCGCAGCAAACCCAAAAGCACCGCCAACACCCACTACTTCTGCACCGACGACGAGTTCATCTACGAAAA TTTCTATGCAGACTTTGGTCCTCTGAACTTGGCCATGTTGTACCGATACTGCTGCAAGCTCAACAAGAAGCTAAAG TCGTTCACTCTGACCAGGAAGCGCATCGTTCACTACACCAGCTTCGACCAGAGGAAGAGGTCCAACGCCGCGGTTCTGATCGGAGGCTACGCT GTGATATACGTGAAGAAAACTCCAGAGGAAGCCTACAGAGCTTTGATATCTGGTTCCAACGCCTCCTACCTGCCCTTCAG gGATGCCGCCTTTGGGAATTGCACCTACAACCTCACAGTGCTGGACTGTCTGCAGGGAATCAGGAAG gcTTTGCAGCACGGCTTCTTTGACTTTGAGACATTCGACATGGACGAATACGAACACTACGAG CGTGTGGAGAACGGAGACCTGAACTGGATCGTCCCGGGAAAGTTTCTGGCCTTCAGCGGACCTCATCCTAAATCTAAGATAGAAAACG GTTACCCTCTGCACGCACCCGAGGCTTACTTCCCCTACTTCAGGAAGCACGACGTGACCACCATCATCCGCCTGAACAAAAAGATCTACGACGGCAAACGCTTCACCAACGCCGGCTTCGACCACTACGACCTCTTCTTCATAGACGGCAGCACGCCCAATGACATCATCGTACGCCGCTTCCTGCACATCTGTGAGACCGCACAAGGAGCCGTGGCTGTCCACTGCAAGG CTGGTCTGGGCAGAACGGGCACTCTGATTGGCTGTTACCTGATGAAACACTACCGCTTCACAGCCGCTGAGGCCATCGCCTGGATCAGGATCTGCAGGCCGGGTTCTGTGATCGGCCCGCAGCAGAACTTCCTGGAAGA AAAGCAGGCGGCTCTCTGGTTGCAAAGCGACAGCCACCACTCCCCGAAGGGAAAAATGGAGGACAAGGCGACGCGTCTCATCAGCGGCATGGACGAGCTGTCGTTAAGCTCCACCCACATCGGCAGCGTCCCCCGATCATCCAGCTCCGACCATCTACTAGAG GGAGACCTTACAGACCCCTCAGGTCCGACGCAGGGGGACAAACTCCGCGCCCTGAAGAGCCGACGCCATCCTCGTCCAGCTGTGACCGGACCTCTGAG ATTTGAGGAGACAAAGGTCCACAGCCGCTCCAGCTCCCAGCCGCTCCG GTTATCTATGGGTAGCAGTCAGAGCCCTGCATCGGTACTCAAACCCTCCAAGTTCCCAGCATCCTCTGCTTCTGCTGCAGCCAAGAGGATTGGGAGGAACTCGTTATCGCCGATGTCGAACATTCGAAG
- the cdc14ab gene encoding dual specificity protein phosphatase CDC14AB isoform X1, which produces MAEEAEPQGAAELIKDRLYFATLRSKPKSTANTHYFCTDDEFIYENFYADFGPLNLAMLYRYCCKLNKKLKSFTLTRKRIVHYTSFDQRKRSNAAVLIGGYAVIYVKKTPEEAYRALISGSNASYLPFRDAAFGNCTYNLTVLDCLQGIRKALQHGFFDFETFDMDEYEHYERVENGDLNWIVPGKFLAFSGPHPKSKIENGYPLHAPEAYFPYFRKHDVTTIIRLNKKIYDGKRFTNAGFDHYDLFFIDGSTPNDIIVRRFLHICETAQGAVAVHCKAGLGRTGTLIGCYLMKHYRFTAAEAIAWIRICRPGSVIGPQQNFLEEKQAALWLQSDSHHSPKGKMEDKATRLISGMDELSLSSTHIGSVPRSSSSDHLLEGDLTDPSGPTQGDKLRALKSRRHPRPAVTGPLRFEETKVHSRSSSQPLRLSMGSSQSPASVLKPSKFPASSASAAAKRIGRNSLSPMSNIRSSAFGSRLASSLGDLYAADIEEDEKPSFSSLPPSSSSSVSLSPSPSPLAPPSLSNYGSRTRSMQQEVNNNSTLYCSSVAPPAGKGYIRPQPQDIGAYRGHGPYSAMKGPSGRYLSRSIPSLRSEYIQY; this is translated from the exons ATGGCTGAAGAAGCCGAGCCGCAGGGAGCGGCAGAGTTGATCAAAG ACCGCCTGTACTTTGCCACGTTGCGCAGCAAACCCAAAAGCACCGCCAACACCCACTACTTCTGCACCGACGACGAGTTCATCTACGAAAA TTTCTATGCAGACTTTGGTCCTCTGAACTTGGCCATGTTGTACCGATACTGCTGCAAGCTCAACAAGAAGCTAAAG TCGTTCACTCTGACCAGGAAGCGCATCGTTCACTACACCAGCTTCGACCAGAGGAAGAGGTCCAACGCCGCGGTTCTGATCGGAGGCTACGCT GTGATATACGTGAAGAAAACTCCAGAGGAAGCCTACAGAGCTTTGATATCTGGTTCCAACGCCTCCTACCTGCCCTTCAG gGATGCCGCCTTTGGGAATTGCACCTACAACCTCACAGTGCTGGACTGTCTGCAGGGAATCAGGAAG gcTTTGCAGCACGGCTTCTTTGACTTTGAGACATTCGACATGGACGAATACGAACACTACGAG CGTGTGGAGAACGGAGACCTGAACTGGATCGTCCCGGGAAAGTTTCTGGCCTTCAGCGGACCTCATCCTAAATCTAAGATAGAAAACG GTTACCCTCTGCACGCACCCGAGGCTTACTTCCCCTACTTCAGGAAGCACGACGTGACCACCATCATCCGCCTGAACAAAAAGATCTACGACGGCAAACGCTTCACCAACGCCGGCTTCGACCACTACGACCTCTTCTTCATAGACGGCAGCACGCCCAATGACATCATCGTACGCCGCTTCCTGCACATCTGTGAGACCGCACAAGGAGCCGTGGCTGTCCACTGCAAGG CTGGTCTGGGCAGAACGGGCACTCTGATTGGCTGTTACCTGATGAAACACTACCGCTTCACAGCCGCTGAGGCCATCGCCTGGATCAGGATCTGCAGGCCGGGTTCTGTGATCGGCCCGCAGCAGAACTTCCTGGAAGA AAAGCAGGCGGCTCTCTGGTTGCAAAGCGACAGCCACCACTCCCCGAAGGGAAAAATGGAGGACAAGGCGACGCGTCTCATCAGCGGCATGGACGAGCTGTCGTTAAGCTCCACCCACATCGGCAGCGTCCCCCGATCATCCAGCTCCGACCATCTACTAGAG GGAGACCTTACAGACCCCTCAGGTCCGACGCAGGGGGACAAACTCCGCGCCCTGAAGAGCCGACGCCATCCTCGTCCAGCTGTGACCGGACCTCTGAG ATTTGAGGAGACAAAGGTCCACAGCCGCTCCAGCTCCCAGCCGCTCCG GTTATCTATGGGTAGCAGTCAGAGCCCTGCATCGGTACTCAAACCCTCCAAGTTCCCAGCATCCTCTGCTTCTGCTGCAGCCAAGAGGATTGGGAGGAACTCGTTATCGCCGATGTCGAACATTCGAAG CTCAGCTTTTGGCTCGCGATTGGCCAGCTCCCTCGGAGATCTCTATGCCGCCGACATCGAGGAGGACGAGAAGCCTTCATTTTCCTCTCTTCctccctcttcttcctcctctgttTCTTTAAGCCCCTCCCCCTCTCCTCTGGCCCCGCCCTCTCTGTCTAACTATGGTAGCAGGACTCGGAGCATGCAACAGGAGGTCAACAACAACAGTACCTTGTACTGCAGCTCTGTGGCGCCCCCTGCAGGCAAAGGTTACATCAGACCACAGCCTCAGGACATTGGTGCCTACAGGGGCCACGGGCCCTACAGCGCCATGAAGGGCCCCTCAGGACGTTACCTGAGCCGCTCCATACCT
- the cdc14ab gene encoding dual specificity protein phosphatase CDC14AB isoform X2: protein MLYRYCCKLNKKLKSFTLTRKRIVHYTSFDQRKRSNAAVLIGGYAVIYVKKTPEEAYRALISGSNASYLPFRDAAFGNCTYNLTVLDCLQGIRKALQHGFFDFETFDMDEYEHYERVENGDLNWIVPGKFLAFSGPHPKSKIENGYPLHAPEAYFPYFRKHDVTTIIRLNKKIYDGKRFTNAGFDHYDLFFIDGSTPNDIIVRRFLHICETAQGAVAVHCKAGLGRTGTLIGCYLMKHYRFTAAEAIAWIRICRPGSVIGPQQNFLEEKQAALWLQSDSHHSPKGKMEDKATRLISGMDELSLSSTHIGSVPRSSSSDHLLEGDLTDPSGPTQGDKLRALKSRRHPRPAVTGPLRFEETKVHSRSSSQPLRLSMGSSQSPASVLKPSKFPASSASAAAKRIGRNSLSPMSNIRSSAFGSRLASSLGDLYAADIEEDEKPSFSSLPPSSSSSVSLSPSPSPLAPPSLSNYGSRTRSMQQEVNNNSTLYCSSVAPPAGKGYIRPQPQDIGAYRGHGPYSAMKGPSGRYLSRSIPSLRSEYIQY, encoded by the exons ATGTTGTACCGATACTGCTGCAAGCTCAACAAGAAGCTAAAG TCGTTCACTCTGACCAGGAAGCGCATCGTTCACTACACCAGCTTCGACCAGAGGAAGAGGTCCAACGCCGCGGTTCTGATCGGAGGCTACGCT GTGATATACGTGAAGAAAACTCCAGAGGAAGCCTACAGAGCTTTGATATCTGGTTCCAACGCCTCCTACCTGCCCTTCAG gGATGCCGCCTTTGGGAATTGCACCTACAACCTCACAGTGCTGGACTGTCTGCAGGGAATCAGGAAG gcTTTGCAGCACGGCTTCTTTGACTTTGAGACATTCGACATGGACGAATACGAACACTACGAG CGTGTGGAGAACGGAGACCTGAACTGGATCGTCCCGGGAAAGTTTCTGGCCTTCAGCGGACCTCATCCTAAATCTAAGATAGAAAACG GTTACCCTCTGCACGCACCCGAGGCTTACTTCCCCTACTTCAGGAAGCACGACGTGACCACCATCATCCGCCTGAACAAAAAGATCTACGACGGCAAACGCTTCACCAACGCCGGCTTCGACCACTACGACCTCTTCTTCATAGACGGCAGCACGCCCAATGACATCATCGTACGCCGCTTCCTGCACATCTGTGAGACCGCACAAGGAGCCGTGGCTGTCCACTGCAAGG CTGGTCTGGGCAGAACGGGCACTCTGATTGGCTGTTACCTGATGAAACACTACCGCTTCACAGCCGCTGAGGCCATCGCCTGGATCAGGATCTGCAGGCCGGGTTCTGTGATCGGCCCGCAGCAGAACTTCCTGGAAGA AAAGCAGGCGGCTCTCTGGTTGCAAAGCGACAGCCACCACTCCCCGAAGGGAAAAATGGAGGACAAGGCGACGCGTCTCATCAGCGGCATGGACGAGCTGTCGTTAAGCTCCACCCACATCGGCAGCGTCCCCCGATCATCCAGCTCCGACCATCTACTAGAG GGAGACCTTACAGACCCCTCAGGTCCGACGCAGGGGGACAAACTCCGCGCCCTGAAGAGCCGACGCCATCCTCGTCCAGCTGTGACCGGACCTCTGAG ATTTGAGGAGACAAAGGTCCACAGCCGCTCCAGCTCCCAGCCGCTCCG GTTATCTATGGGTAGCAGTCAGAGCCCTGCATCGGTACTCAAACCCTCCAAGTTCCCAGCATCCTCTGCTTCTGCTGCAGCCAAGAGGATTGGGAGGAACTCGTTATCGCCGATGTCGAACATTCGAAG CTCAGCTTTTGGCTCGCGATTGGCCAGCTCCCTCGGAGATCTCTATGCCGCCGACATCGAGGAGGACGAGAAGCCTTCATTTTCCTCTCTTCctccctcttcttcctcctctgttTCTTTAAGCCCCTCCCCCTCTCCTCTGGCCCCGCCCTCTCTGTCTAACTATGGTAGCAGGACTCGGAGCATGCAACAGGAGGTCAACAACAACAGTACCTTGTACTGCAGCTCTGTGGCGCCCCCTGCAGGCAAAGGTTACATCAGACCACAGCCTCAGGACATTGGTGCCTACAGGGGCCACGGGCCCTACAGCGCCATGAAGGGCCCCTCAGGACGTTACCTGAGCCGCTCCATACCT